Within the Arachis duranensis cultivar V14167 chromosome 10, aradu.V14167.gnm2.J7QH, whole genome shotgun sequence genome, the region TTTTACGAAAAGAATTGATTCCAAAACTTCCAGAATCGATTCTCTgggattataaaaataaaatttgattttgtaaaGAAAAAAACCGATTTCCTATAAAAAGAATTGATTCcgatttaaaaattcaaatatttgatGTAACGGTTAATACAGAATCAATTTCCTAaccaaaaaattgattctttctCTGACAAAAATCTTGTAATggctaattttgacaaaatgaCCTATTTTCACAAACTTTACAATGTCTCCAAGGTTTAGAATGCCTATAACTACATTGTTTAATATCTCATATCACAACCAAGCCTCTCTCCAACCTTTCTTGTAATATACTTCAATTTCTACACAAATCAAAGAGCTTCATTTGTAATTATCTATTATTTCAAGAgagttttaattcttgttttgtgAGGGTCACAAATTGTAAAGAGAGATTTGTGtgcctttttttttgttcatgaaGTTGGGATTACTTCAAAATTGTcagtaaatcaaaattaaatttttaaatatatataagaaagttttatgagataaattataatttcaaataagtaaaataaataaaatttaataactttATAACTTATATACCAATAGAGcatgttaaatttttaatagtaatcATAATTGTCATTTATTGGAAATATATTTTAGAGATTATAATTAATGTGTTTGTAGTTTTACAAGAAAAATACATTGATTACTTAATAATCttatcaatataattatttaatgatcTTATCAATATGCATGTACAGTTAACCCAAATTAACATATATAGGATTAAAATGGGtcttttttttagatatttggataattattaGTGTGATGTCTCATTATTAGATGTTGTGATGTTTGACAAGGTTTTGGGGGCTAACAATTCGCACTTCCACAGGAGGCGGATTGCTTTAGgcagatattttttttaatacaaaaatacaaTACAAGGAGGGCGTATTACCGCCGACCATGCAAGCATTCCATGGGAAACAGATTTTCAGAAACAATACAAGGGAGACGAATTCTTGTTTCATTAGAACGGTGGTCCAGCCTCCTGTCGAACACCATTTATTGACATTTCCAAGTAAAATTCTATCTTCTcaccaataataaaataaaaaattcgttAAAATGGGTTTTGATGATGTTTTCTTTCTAATAATAAGGAAGTATTGTAACAGTCACCAACTTTCTCTCTAAATAGTCCATATAACACCAATAAAAATGAtttatcttcatttttttcatgcACAGCGTTAATTTTCATGGTCAAACATTAGCGTATTCTTTCATTATTTGGAATCAACCAAGATGCATTCCAAGTATTTGGACAGTCCCACGACAAATTGTAATGTAAATTTTGTCTTGATGTATACCAGTTGAGATAATGAGTTAATGACATTTCCAAGCACCTCAAAGTTGGTTTTTTCGACATTTTCACATAATCCAACTTTTGCAGACTCTTTAAAGAGAGCTAATACATTTGACATAGTTGTAAAGGACGATCCACAACCAGTTCCTCTTAAATTAGATAATTGCAGTCTATGATATTCTTTTACATTAGGCAATATTTAACATTTACATATatgaattatataatataatataattagttCTAAAGGCCTAGATGAACCAAACTGAACCAAGTTTTGAATTGATTAGAATATTCAAAGTTCCAATAACTTAATAACTTGATTGATAAACCCCTGCAACAAATTTTGAgataaatatcaattaaatcacgttcgaaaaataaaatataagccCAGGAAAACAGAGAAATCTCAACTTAGAACCCCAAGCCCTAATCCCTAATTCAAACACCGGTTGATCCAAACCCACCTTCACCCCTAACAGTTGAATCCAAATCCTCAACCTCAACAACATCAGGAGTCACAATCTTCTCCAAAATCAGCTGTGCAACTCTGTCACCAACCTTCACCTCAAAATCAACATCCGAATGGTTGAACAGTATCACCCCAACCGGTCCTCTGTAATCGGCGTCGATCACCCCTGCACCAACGTCAATCGAATGCTTCAACGCAAGACCTGATCGCGGAGCTGCAGAGAAACAAAACCCCCCAAAATCAGCACCAAAACCAATTTCCGTAACCCGAACAAAAACGAAGAAATTGGTAATTTAATCACCAATGCGCGCATAGGTGCCTTCTGGAATCGAAATGCTGAGATCAGTAGCCACCAGAGCCTTGCCTCTCGCCAAAATCTTCGTCTCCACAGCACTAacagaaaaaacaaaataaaacaaaattttcagcTTCGGTTTCTCTAACAGAGTAACTGTTTCGGTTTAACTTGAGAGAGAGAGGTACCTGGAAAGATCGTAACCGGCGGAGAGAGGAGAAGCCCTAGAGGGAAGAACGGCATTGTTGGAGAGCTTCTTTACACGGAGGAGAGAAGCAAGGTTGGTGGAAATGTCAGCGTCTTGGTGGATCTTGAGGATCTCGGGGGAGGGCTCTTGGATCTCGGCGACGATGGAGCCGTTGGTGGCGTGGGAGTCTGGTTGGGCCATGGTGAGAACAATGCGGTTGCAGAAATGAGGATAGCGGTCGTTAAGaagcaaggttctgaaaaccagACTAGCCACCGAACCTCTCGTCACTGGTTCACTGATTTACTGGTCCAATCAATTCAACTGTGGTCTAACCAAAAAAagtgttttataataaaataataaataaattataaataaatactctaaaacataattatagtctaatataaattttaaaatctcttCCAAATACTACATCAGCCAAAATCTAATACAATctttaatttcataattattaACAATTTATCATTCATTAGTCATTATATCACTATTGAACTCATTAAGATAgtcacaaaaaaacaaaaaacaaatccATTGAATTAAACAAACCAATAACAAATATTCCATCATCTACTCAACTAGTTAATTGAGTTAATTCAAATCATCTATTCCATATAACATAGCAATAAAGCACCCTCAAAGAAAAAGCATGCTGGAGAAATCGAATGCAAGTCAATCTGTATGGTGGATGCATCAAAATAGATGAAGATTTACGACAAGCCAACTTCAACCATATGTTCGTAAGTCATAGGAACACAATGATATTAACATAAGGCATCCCAATTATGACAACGGCTAGAAATGTGAACCTATTGCCATCAAATGGTGGTGTGTCTTAGATATAGGTAACAGAGTAGAATACCAAATGGCTCCTCATAAGCATGATAAGCTTTTAAAACTAGTAAACACAAGCATTGAATCTAACTCTCTACCAGCATAATAAGCTTTTAAAACATGAGATCACAAAATAAGATTAGTTATTGATGCACGGATGtctgatcttttttttttaaagggaGTTTTGTTACAATTCATATCAAGATGTTGCCACTTGCCACAGAACAGTCACCAGAATTTTTCTGTACACATAATAGTTTCTAGTATGTAGTAactgcaaaaataaataaatgaataaacaaAATGCAAACATTAACTTCAAAATTATTCCTCAATTATACACCATGTTTATAACTGGTAATGAAAGCACAAATTACAGTCTCAAAACAGAAGCACAAAGAATAATCATAGGAAAAACCATCAGCATTCAAGTagaattcaactagtttcatcTATGAAGAGAAAATGGAAGGGAAGAACAGAGAATTGGCTATAGATAGAGCTGGAACAAATGctatgaaaccaccataaagaAAAAAGTTTCCACGAGAGTCGAGACAAACCTCCAAATGCAAATAAGAATCAGATTCTCAAAGGACAATAGCAACAAATGAAAATCCATTTCAACAATCAAGCCAGTGGAAGGTAAAGACCGAAAGCAAAAAATGAAAAGGGTAATAGGACATGGAAATCTTTTGCCAGAAACTGAAAGACGATCAACCAAAATCATTTGACGTCCCGGGAACGTCCGCAGCAACACATCACTACACAAAATAATCACAACCCACACTTGGGCAGTAACAATTAGCATAATTTCAGCATAATTTTAAGAAAGCATAATAAACTTTTTCAAAGATTAACAATGAACACTTGGGCAACAGCAATGAGCATAATTTCAGcataattttaacaaagattgataaaactttttcaaagatGAACAATGAGCACTTGGGCAGTAACAATGAGCATAATTCAGcataattttaacaaagattAATAAACTTTTTCAAAGATTGATGAGGAGTAGCAACAAGCATAATTTcagataaattattttcaattttcagcacagcaccaaaaaaaaaaaagcaactaCGCAGAGTCCAGCACAACTCAACACATCACAACACAACACAACAGTAGCAATGAACAAAGCTGATCAACTAATCATTCCAATATGAGTAGCACTAGCAGAATTTTAAACCTTCATTCTGACTTCTGAGCAGTCTGAGCATAGGGGCAGAAGCGTACCGGAGACGGAGGCCAGGTGACGAGCACAACGGTGGTGGGTTGGAAGAAGCTGCGGCTGACAAACGAAGAGCAGACTCCAACACGCCGAGCTCGAGGAAGAAGCCGCGATTGGTGGGTTGGAAACTTCAAGCACCACGACTAGACGAAGACGGTGGTGCCTGAGCGCGCCGGACGGCGGCAGGAGCGCGATGGACGGCGGTAGGAGCGCGACGGAGCAGACGAAGTCCAGGGACTGACGCTGAGCTCCAGGAAGGAGGTGCGATTGTTGAATGAAGACGGGTAGACGACCAGACATCGAAGGTGGTGCTTGAGCTCGATGGATGCGGCAGTCCTTGCGGCGGTAGTGAAGCTAGGATTTCAGGCGTAGTTATCAGAACCGAACCGGTAATCAACCCGGCCATATGACCGGATTGCCGGTTCAACCGGTGGGTCACTGATTTACCCGGTTGACCcggttataattaaaaaatatataaaattatataaataaaattaaaaacatgtgTTAAAACCTAAAATGCAAGtctttacaaaaataataatcaaatatcaATTCTTAGACATAACTAATGATGCAAAAAGAGATAATAATCTAGTCTCTAGAACAAAATACTTTCTCAGTTTAAATGAACAAGAATGGGCAAAAATATAACACAATCGGTAAATCAAGTCCAATCGGTAAATCAAGTCCAATCGGTGATTTCAAAGTCAGCATTTATATCTTTATAGGACAAATTTGGAATTTGACCAACATTTCCCTCATTTTGATTTACATCTATATCTTTCATAGCATTGTTACTCAACtcagcaacaaaaaaaaaacaaaagatttaCGGCAACAAAATATTTAGCTAATTGATTTTTTAAGCAACATAATAAATTCAAGGTTCAATGATAATaatcagcaacaaattcaactcaACTCAACTCAGTGATGTTATCCGGCAACAAAATTCAACTCAATGATGTTATCCAGCAACAAAAAACTTTGCCCAGTGATATGCTCAGCAACAATTGAACCGAAGACAGCAAATTCAGCTCAACTCAGCAATGTTATCCAACAACAAAATTCAACTCAATAATGTTATCCAGCAAAAAAAAACTTTGCGCAATGATATGTTCAGCAACAATTGAACTTACGACAGAAAATTCAGCTCAACTCAGCGATATTATCCAGCAACAAAATTCAACTCAATAATGTTATCCAGCAACAAAAAGCTTTGCTCAGTGATATGTTCAGCAACATTTCAACATACGACAATAAATTCATCTCATTCATAATTtgcaacatcaaattcaactaTGATAATTTTCAAATCCCTAGTATTCACAAAACAAAATTAGCTAAATCATATTTCAGCAATAAACTCAActttcaacaacaaattcaagatgTACTAATGATTTACAGCAATgaaattgaaagagaaataaCAGGGCCGAAGCTGAAAATCACCTGCCAAGAAACCAACTCACGGCGAAGGAAGCGTTGATGGCAGAAGCAGGAAGACGATCTTACGATGGTGACAGAGCGCGACAGAGCTTGCGACGGTGATAGAGCGCGACATGCTTACGACGCTGACAGAGCGCGACGAGCTTGAGTCCGAAACGGCCGCGAGAGAAGCGAGATACCGGAGAGAGAGATGTCGACGACGACACCAGCCGTGAGAGAGAGGTGAGACTCAGTGAGCTTGAGACTCAgtcagagagaagagagaggttTGAGAGGTGGGTGATCATCCATTTGGGGTTAGGGCACCGCGGAGGGAGGGGGTTGATAGTGAACGACGCCGTTTTCcgatgttttttaaaaaaaatgacccGATCTGGGTTACATGAACCGGCCGGGTCA harbors:
- the LOC107468812 gene encoding deoxyuridine 5'-triphosphate nucleotidohydrolase gives rise to the protein MAQPDSHATNGSIVAEIQEPSPEILKIHQDADISTNLASLLRVKKLSNNAVLPSRASPLSAGYDLSSAVETKILARGKALVATDLSISIPEGTYARIAPRSGLALKHSIDVGAGVIDADYRGPVGVILFNHSDVDFEVKVGDRVAQLILEKIVTPDVVEVEDLDSTVRGEGGFGSTGV